The Euphorbia lathyris chromosome 8, ddEupLath1.1, whole genome shotgun sequence genome has a window encoding:
- the LOC136203240 gene encoding large ribosomal subunit protein uL6x-like, which produces MKTILSSETMDIPDGVKINVNAKMIQVEGPRGKLTRNFKHLNLDFQLIKDEETGQRKLKIDAWFASRKTSAAIRTALSHVENLITGVTKGYRYKMRFVYAHFPINASISGSNSAIEIRNFLGEKKVRKVDMLEGVTVVRSEKVKDELVLDGNDIELVSRSAALINQKCHVKKKDIRKFLDGIYVSEKGAVVVEE; this is translated from the exons ATGAAGACAATTCTTTCATCTGAAACCATGGATATACCCGACGGCGTTAAAATAAATGTAAATGCAAAGATGATCCAAGTGGAGGGACCTCGTGGTAAGCTCACCAGAAACTTCAAGCACCTTAACCTCGATTTTCAGCTCATCAAAGACGAGGAGACCGGTCAGAGGAAACTCAAGATCGATGCGTGGTTTGCTTCCAGAAAGACTAGTGCCGCTATCCGTACAGCCCTCAGTCATGTAGAGAATCTCATTACTGGCGTCACCAAAGGCTATCGCTACAAGATGCGATTTGTGTATGCTCACTTTCCTATTAACGCTTCCATTTCCGGGTCCAACTCTGCCATTGAGATCCGTAACTTCCTTGGCGAGAAGAAG GTGAGGAAAGTTGATATGCTTGAAGGTGTAACAGTTGTTCGGTCCGAGAAGGTTAAGGATGAGCTTGTATTGGATGGCAATGACATTGAACTAGTGTCACGCTCCGCTGCCCTTATAAACCAG AAATGCCATGTAAAGAAGAAAGATATCAGGAAATTTCTTGATGGTATCTATGTTAGTGAGAAAGGGGCTGTTGTTGTGGaagaatga